Proteins from one Candidatus Poribacteria bacterium genomic window:
- a CDS encoding Gfo/Idh/MocA family oxidoreductase, with amino-acid sequence MKEIKIGFIGCGGNANGHMNQLAGIEGASVVAVCDVQAERAQSAAEKHDADPYTAHQALLERDDLDAVYLSLPVFVHGQPEFDVIERGLPFFVEKPVAISMEIAREVEAAVADAGLITCVGYQLRYLGSTKITQQLLRERTINMIVGKYWCSTGHGDPNAWLRQMNKSGGQLVEQATHTIDMMRYMGGEVETVYAMQANRFLKETNCPDANSVALQFASGAVGSLTATWAYAGDWSNANILDLLYEGELLNWNPSRVLVQEDGEWVDKTEPSPTIDEVFVDAVRRGDGSSILSPYSDAVQTLAISLAANQSAQENRPIAISDL; translated from the coding sequence ATGAAAGAAATTAAAATCGGGTTTATCGGATGTGGTGGCAATGCGAATGGGCACATGAACCAATTAGCCGGAATTGAAGGCGCAAGCGTTGTGGCTGTGTGCGACGTTCAAGCGGAACGGGCGCAAAGTGCAGCCGAGAAACACGATGCTGATCCCTATACCGCGCATCAAGCCCTGCTCGAACGCGATGATTTGGATGCCGTTTATCTGAGCCTCCCCGTTTTTGTTCACGGACAACCAGAATTTGATGTTATTGAACGAGGCTTGCCATTCTTTGTTGAGAAGCCTGTTGCTATCAGTATGGAGATTGCCCGTGAGGTTGAAGCAGCGGTGGCAGACGCCGGACTCATAACATGTGTCGGTTATCAACTCCGTTACCTCGGTTCGACTAAAATAACGCAGCAGCTCCTGCGGGAACGAACGATTAACATGATCGTTGGTAAGTACTGGTGCAGCACAGGACATGGGGATCCAAATGCTTGGCTCCGCCAGATGAACAAATCTGGGGGTCAACTTGTCGAACAAGCGACACATACGATCGACATGATGCGCTACATGGGCGGAGAAGTGGAGACTGTCTATGCGATGCAGGCGAATCGGTTTCTCAAAGAGACGAATTGTCCCGATGCCAATAGTGTCGCGCTCCAGTTTGCGAGTGGTGCCGTTGGTTCGTTGACAGCTACTTGGGCGTATGCGGGGGACTGGTCGAACGCGAATATTCTGGATTTATTGTATGAGGGGGAGTTGTTGAATTGGAATCCATCACGGGTCTTGGTCCAAGAAGATGGCGAATGGGTGGATAAGACAGAACCGAGCCCAACAATTGATGAGGTGTTCGTGGACGCAGTGCGAAGGGGTGATGGTTCTTCAATTTTGAGTCCTTATAGCGATGCGGTTCAGACATTGGCAATATCGCTGGCAGCGAACCAATCTGCGCAAGAAAACAGACCTATCGCCATCTCAGATCTTTAA
- a CDS encoding Gfo/Idh/MocA family oxidoreductase, with product MNNKKYRVAIVGCGGISNAHANAWRNLPEIEIVGACDEKLEPLKRFATEYNVENTYNDLRQMLEKQQPDVLVVATWPSNHLKNVLEAVRCGVKGILVEKPITVNTTQLEQMIQVTERANIRLMEAFMYRHHPLTLAVKQKIEEGAIGEVRYARSTFSTGLTDRRNWRLRGDLGGGAVMDLGCYCINIIRYLVGREPQSVWATGKFEPVNNVWETLIGTLDFGDGLTAQLDCSFGWTWRESYEVAGTDGTLFVESAWGNSEGESHFIVNGETLRVANGVNPYAAEILDLCRAVDTGVPTHLPISDALGNMRVIDALHESAGTGQCIKIPV from the coding sequence ATGAATAATAAAAAGTATCGTGTAGCAATCGTCGGATGTGGCGGAATCTCTAACGCACACGCCAACGCGTGGCGAAATTTACCAGAAATTGAAATTGTAGGTGCCTGTGATGAGAAGCTTGAACCGCTGAAGCGTTTTGCTACAGAATATAACGTTGAGAATACCTACAACGATCTTCGACAAATGCTGGAGAAACAGCAACCCGATGTCTTAGTGGTTGCAACGTGGCCCTCGAATCATCTGAAAAATGTTCTGGAGGCAGTTCGGTGCGGCGTCAAAGGTATTCTTGTTGAGAAACCGATTACGGTTAACACGACGCAATTGGAACAGATGATTCAGGTTACGGAACGCGCCAATATCCGATTAATGGAAGCCTTTATGTATCGACACCATCCGTTGACCCTCGCCGTGAAACAGAAGATTGAGGAAGGGGCGATCGGAGAGGTTCGCTATGCCCGTTCTACTTTTTCAACAGGACTCACAGACCGACGCAATTGGCGATTAAGAGGCGATCTCGGCGGGGGTGCTGTCATGGATTTAGGGTGTTATTGCATCAATATCATCCGCTATCTGGTTGGGCGAGAACCGCAGTCGGTTTGGGCAACTGGTAAGTTTGAGCCGGTTAATAACGTCTGGGAAACGCTGATTGGAACCTTGGACTTTGGTGATGGTCTTACCGCGCAATTGGATTGCAGTTTTGGATGGACGTGGCGCGAATCTTATGAGGTCGCTGGCACAGATGGAACGCTCTTTGTTGAGAGTGCGTGGGGTAATTCGGAGGGTGAATCCCATTTTATTGTAAACGGCGAAACTCTTCGTGTTGCTAACGGTGTGAATCCTTACGCCGCTGAGATTCTGGATCTCTGTCGGGCAGTGGATACGGGTGTCCCAACGCATTTACCCATATCGGACGCGCTTGGAAATATGCGTGTCATTGACGCATTACACGAATCTGCGGGGACAGGTCAGTGCATCAAGATCCCTGTGTAA